The segment CCTTTTCGGAACCATCAATCTCCTCGAATACTGCAAGCGCCACCAGGCGACTTTTACTCTCTTGAGCACGAGCCGGGTCTATTCCATTCCGCCGTTGGCAAATCTCCCACTCGTTGCCAGAAACAACGCCCTCGCCCTCGATGACACCCAATCGCTTCCGCCTGGCGCCTCCGTCCGAGGCATTTCGGAAACATTTTCCACTGCCGCTCCGGTCTCGCTCTACGGCAGCACCAAGCTCGCTTCCGAGGCGCTGGCGCTCGAATACGGCGAGGCCTTTTCCTTCCCCGTCTGGATCAACCGCTGCGGCGTCCTCGCCGGCCCCGGACAATTCGGACGCGCCGATCAGGGAATCTTCAGTTTTTGGCTAAATTCCTGGCTGCGCCAGCTGCCATTGAAATACATCGGCTTCGGCGGCCACGGACATCAGGTGCGCGATTGCCTGCATCCGCGGGATCTCCTGCCTGTGCTCACGCAGCAATTCACCGCCGGCCTGGACCGGACTCGTCCGCGCACACTTAACCTCAGCGGCGGTGAGGCGAGTTCCATCTCCCTCGCACAACTCAGCGACTGGTGCCGCCAGCGTTTCGGCGAACACGCCATCGCCTCCGACCACACTCCGCGTCCCTACGACATCGGCTGGATGGTGCTGGATTCCTCCGCCGCCCGCGAGCATTGGCAATGGCAGCCTGCGACTCCGATTCAAGACATCCTCGAGGAAATCGCCGCGCACGCCGAGCAACACCCCGGCTGGATG is part of the Chthoniobacterales bacterium genome and harbors:
- a CDS encoding NAD-dependent epimerase/dehydratase family protein — translated: MRVFITGICGFVGSTLALALRESVEGIEVFGCDNFIRPGSETNRQRLRLAGISVFHADIRNSTDIDALPQADWVIDAAANPSVLAGVDGSSSRQVMEHNLFGTINLLEYCKRHQATFTLLSTSRVYSIPPLANLPLVARNNALALDDTQSLPPGASVRGISETFSTAAPVSLYGSTKLASEALALEYGEAFSFPVWINRCGVLAGPGQFGRADQGIFSFWLNSWLRQLPLKYIGFGGHGHQVRDCLHPRDLLPVLTQQFTAGLDRTRPRTLNLSGGEASSISLAQLSDWCRQRFGEHAIASDHTPRPYDIGWMVLDSSAAREHWQWQPATPIQDILEEIAAHAEQHPGWMQLSSP